From Pyxicephalus adspersus chromosome 7, UCB_Pads_2.0, whole genome shotgun sequence, a single genomic window includes:
- the MIEF2 gene encoding mitochondrial dynamics protein MID49, producing EAFCCVRTAGEGGGSCWQKREEERPGQRLIDRAASPPDEKDPELKVEQKSIEESWKEAVLLKASPKHVRKAKRADLSASLPPPEHMQTTKVPEAAATQENVPNDVKKTPICFTLQEMLLEYYRTEACLPESQTEAVRQLVLDIRRELQDFLRTKHPEMPFSNLQLGGSLGDGRPVASLDHACLLLPLTLESHLWTFVPGQATILNDPQFWMIKRVNLEYTARGSSPWDRFMLGGYLSTRTIVESLHKIIVGSINWPAIGTMLDCHIKPVINSDDLKLEVTHRDFTLMIDILPTAETKDTVLLAYAPSTAPTENLWHRSFYRDETSQLQDLDNGDSGVRQKCFQILKSLCQTRCGLTQLSSTHLRHVLLHINKEPSDWTEAALSDRFMQTIEALIGFLDQGSLPCYFDNAVNLFSCLTENDIDDIGYGLFQIFSQPESLLS from the exons GAAGCGTTCTGCTGCGTGCGGACGgctggagaaggaggaggaagctGCTGGCAGAAGCGGGAGGAGGAACGGCCGGGGCAGCGG cTGATTGACCGGGCAGCCTCTCCACCGGATGAGAAGGACCCAGAGTTGAAAGTGGAGCAGAAGTCCATCGAGGAGAGCTGGAAGGAGGCCGTCTTGTTAAAGGCTTCTCCAAAACATGTGCGGAAGGCAAAGCGTGCCGATCTCAGTGCTTCATTACCACCCCCAGAGCACATGCAAACAACTAAAG TACCAGAGGCGGCTGCAACACAGGAGAATGTCCCAAATGATGTGAAGAAGACCCCCATCTGTTTCACCCTGCAGGAAATGCTCCTGGAATATTACAGAACTGAAGCCTGCTTGCCGGAATCCCAGACAGAAGCCGTCAGACAGCTCGTGTTGGACATCAGGAGAGAGCTGCAGGACTTTCTGAGGACCAAGCACCCTGAAATGCCTTTCTCCAACCTGCAGCTTGGAGGCTCGCTGGGTGACGGACGACCTGTGGCCAGCTTAGACCACGCTTGCTTATTGCTCCCTCTGACCCTGGAGTCCCATTTGTGGACATTTGTACCAGGACAGGCGACTATACTTAATGATCCTCAGTTCTGGATGATTAAAAGGGTCAACCTGGAATACACAGCTCGAGGAAGCAGTCCCTGGGATCGTTTTATGCTGGGGGGTTACCTTTCAACTCGGACAATCGTGGAGTCCTTGCATAAGATAATTGTAGGCTCTATCAATTGGCCGGCCATTGGAACCATGTTAGACTGCCACATAAAGCCGGTTATTAATTCGGACGACCTTAAACTAGAAGTGACCCATCGTGACTTCACACTAATGATTGACATCTTGCCGACAGCTGAAACCAAAGACACGGTCCTGCTGGCTTATGCTCCTTCAACAGCACCAACGGAAAACCTCTGGCACAGGAGCTTTTACCGTGACGAAACAAGCCAACTGCAAGACCTGGACAATGGCGACTCTGGGGTCAGACAGAAATGCTTCCAGATTCTCAAAAGCCTCTGCCAAACCCGCTGCGGTCTTACTCAGCTGTCTTCAACCCACCTAAGACACGTCCTGCTGCACATCAACAAGGAGCCCTCTGATTGGACAGAGGCGGCTTTGTCAGATCGATTTATGCAAACAATCGAGGCTCTCattggttttctggatcagggGTCGCTTCCGTGTTATTTTGACAATGCAGTCAATTTATTCTCTTGTCTGACAGAGAACGACATAGACGACATCGGATACGGCTTGTTTCAGATTTTTTCCCAGCCCGAGTCCTTGTTATCCTAA